The following are encoded in a window of bacterium SCSIO 12643 genomic DNA:
- the fabF gene encoding beta-ketoacyl-ACP synthase II, with protein sequence MKKVVITGLGAITPIGKNVNEYWKSLLNGQSGADKITRFDPEKFKTHFACEIKDYDPKDYFDRKEIRKLDRYSQYGIIAADEAIADAKLDFSKLNTDKIGVIFSSGIGGFETFEKEIIDYTQKDFIPRFNPFFITKIISNGLSGLISIKHGLRGINYCPVTACASSTQSIIQAFNYIRLGKADIIIAGGSEAPITESSVGGFNAMKAMSTNNENFISASRPFDTHRDGFVVGEGAGALVIESIDSARARGAKIYAEIVGGGESSDAYHITGTHPDGLGAYLAMENAISEANISPGHIDYINAHATSTGVGDISEINAIKRLFQSHLNELQISATKSMTGHLLGGTGAIEAIATCLTVQSNWIPPTINTTHVDERIPTELNLSLGKKSTKQVNYALSNSFGFGGHCAALVLKKYV encoded by the coding sequence ATGAAAAAAGTTGTTATTACCGGATTAGGAGCCATCACTCCTATTGGAAAAAATGTAAATGAATACTGGAAAAGTTTACTTAACGGGCAATCAGGCGCAGATAAAATCACTCGATTTGATCCCGAAAAATTTAAAACCCACTTTGCCTGTGAAATAAAAGATTATGACCCCAAAGACTATTTTGACCGAAAAGAGATACGCAAATTAGATCGTTACAGTCAATACGGGATAATCGCTGCGGATGAAGCCATTGCCGATGCAAAATTGGATTTTTCTAAACTAAATACGGACAAAATCGGAGTTATTTTCTCGAGTGGAATCGGTGGTTTTGAAACATTTGAGAAGGAAATAATTGATTACACTCAAAAAGACTTTATCCCACGATTTAATCCATTCTTTATCACTAAAATCATTTCTAATGGCTTATCCGGATTGATTTCTATCAAACATGGTTTAAGGGGGATCAATTATTGCCCGGTGACGGCATGCGCTTCCTCTACCCAAAGTATTATTCAGGCCTTTAATTATATCCGACTGGGAAAAGCGGATATCATTATTGCTGGAGGGTCTGAAGCACCAATTACAGAATCATCAGTTGGGGGTTTTAACGCAATGAAAGCTATGTCTACCAACAATGAGAATTTCATATCGGCCTCCAGACCTTTTGATACACACCGGGACGGATTTGTAGTTGGCGAAGGCGCAGGCGCTTTAGTCATTGAAAGCATAGATTCTGCCAGAGCAAGAGGAGCAAAAATCTACGCGGAAATCGTAGGCGGAGGCGAAAGTTCTGACGCATATCATATTACGGGAACTCACCCGGATGGATTAGGCGCTTATCTGGCTATGGAAAATGCCATTTCTGAGGCCAATATCTCACCTGGCCATATTGACTATATCAATGCTCATGCAACTTCAACAGGTGTAGGAGATATCTCTGAGATTAATGCCATAAAAAGATTATTTCAATCTCATTTAAATGAATTGCAAATCAGCGCCACTAAATCAATGACGGGTCATTTATTGGGTGGAACCGGTGCGATTGAAGCTATTGCTACTTGCCTCACAGTTCAATCCAACTGGATTCCTCCAACAATAAATACTACACATGTAGACGAAAGAATTCCAACAGAACTTAATCTTTCTCTGGGAAAGAAATCTACAAAACAGGTTAACTACGCATTAAGCAACAGTTTCGGTTTTGGAGGACATTGTGCGGCTTTAGTTTTAAAGAAATATGTGTAA
- a CDS encoding DUF58 domain-containing protein, with product METKELLRKVRRIEIKTRGLSNQIFSGEYHSAFKGQGMTFSEVREYQPGDEIRKIDWNVTARMGHPYVKIFEEEREQTVMLIVDVSASEDYGSHEILKRNYVTEICAVLAFSAIQNNDKIGVIFFSDKIEKFIPPKKGRGHTLHIIRDLLNFKADSKGTDIEMALSYFTGVIKKRSIAFLISDFISSPFEKAIKLANKKHDLVALRVTDPIESQFPEVGLVPLTDPETDEVFWADTSSKKFQEAYAYELLKFEEELERTFKTAGVDSAIMPTHENYVQPLMKLFKKRESKR from the coding sequence ATGGAAACAAAAGAACTATTACGTAAGGTTAGACGCATCGAGATTAAAACTCGTGGGTTATCCAATCAGATTTTCTCTGGGGAATATCATAGTGCCTTTAAAGGACAAGGGATGACGTTCTCTGAAGTTAGAGAATATCAGCCGGGTGATGAAATCCGAAAAATTGATTGGAATGTAACTGCACGGATGGGACATCCATATGTAAAGATTTTTGAAGAAGAGCGTGAACAAACCGTAATGCTTATTGTAGATGTCAGCGCCTCAGAAGATTATGGCAGCCACGAAATTCTAAAAAGAAACTATGTAACTGAAATTTGTGCAGTTTTAGCATTCTCCGCAATTCAGAATAACGATAAAATTGGAGTCATCTTTTTCTCCGATAAAATTGAAAAGTTTATTCCGCCCAAGAAAGGTCGTGGACACACATTACATATCATCCGTGACCTGCTCAACTTCAAAGCAGACAGTAAAGGAACAGATATTGAAATGGCCCTGAGCTATTTCACTGGAGTCATCAAAAAACGAAGCATTGCTTTTTTGATTTCTGACTTTATCAGTAGTCCATTTGAAAAAGCCATCAAACTAGCGAACAAAAAACATGATTTGGTAGCACTTAGAGTGACTGATCCTATTGAAAGTCAATTCCCTGAAGTTGGACTGGTTCCATTAACAGATCCGGAAACAGATGAAGTGTTTTGGGCAGATACCAGTTCTAAAAAATTCCAGGAAGCTTATGCTTATGAGCTTTTAAAATTCGAAGAGGAATTAGAACGAACTTTTAAGACTGCCGGTGTAGATTCGGCTATTATGCCTACACATGAGAATTACGTACAACCATTGATGAAACTATTCAAAAAAAGAGAATCTAAGCGATGA
- a CDS encoding tetratricopeptide repeat protein, with product MKYLFAFIGLFIALLGFSQNPKKWVREGNASYKIDSTQKAILEYEKALEIDPKMESAKFNLGDAQYRSGKYADAIKTYEQLAQTTTNPKIKSDSYFNMGNAHMQTQKYQDAMNAFKNAMKANPQNSKARYNYEYARKKLEEQQKQDQQDKDNQDQNKDDQNKDDKNKDQNKDNKDNKDQNKDQDQNKDQNKDQNKDQNKDQEKNKDDQNKDQNKDNKDNKDQNKDDQKSDPKDEKGDQKDQQPQPGQMSKADAERLLKAMEDKEKKTRENVAKKKAKAASRKKSEKDW from the coding sequence ATGAAGTATCTATTCGCATTCATAGGGTTATTTATCGCGCTTTTAGGTTTTTCTCAAAATCCTAAGAAGTGGGTACGTGAAGGTAATGCGTCTTATAAAATAGATTCTACACAAAAAGCCATTTTGGAGTACGAAAAAGCTTTGGAGATAGATCCTAAAATGGAAAGTGCCAAATTCAACCTTGGAGATGCGCAATATCGTTCAGGAAAATATGCTGATGCGATCAAAACGTACGAACAACTGGCGCAAACAACTACAAATCCTAAAATCAAATCAGACTCGTATTTCAACATGGGGAATGCACATATGCAAACGCAGAAGTATCAGGATGCAATGAATGCCTTCAAAAATGCAATGAAAGCCAATCCGCAAAACTCAAAAGCCCGATATAATTATGAGTACGCCAGAAAGAAACTAGAAGAACAACAAAAACAAGATCAGCAGGATAAAGACAATCAAGATCAAAATAAAGACGACCAGAACAAGGACGATAAAAATAAAGATCAGAATAAAGACAATAAGGATAACAAGGATCAGAACAAAGATCAAGATCAAAACAAGGATCAAAACAAAGACCAGAATAAAGATCAGAATAAAGACCAGGAAAAGAATAAAGACGATCAAAACAAAGACCAGAACAAGGACAACAAAGACAACAAGGATCAAAATAAGGATGATCAAAAATCAGATCCAAAGGATGAAAAAGGGGATCAAAAAGATCAACAACCTCAACCTGGTCAAATGTCAAAAGCTGATGCGGAGCGTTTGTTAAAAGCAATGGAGGATAAAGAGAAAAAGACACGAGAAAACGTTGCTAAAAAGAAAGCTAAAGCTGCTTCACGTAAAAAATCAGAAAAAGATTGGTAG
- a CDS encoding TetR/AcrR family transcriptional regulator, with protein sequence MIRSEKTRQLIIEKTASIFNKKGYTGTYLSDLTNATGLTKGSIYGNFKDKNEVAIEAFRYNYKFQSDQLFAKMQLHDHAIDKLSAFLNHFRTHYQQVFNNGGCAILNTAVDSDDGNESLKNEVVLKINNWIKLTNEILVSGVQKQEIKHIETLDFSNKIIALLEGSILLAKTLNQPGILLKNIDALEKEIQELRT encoded by the coding sequence ATGATTCGATCTGAAAAAACCAGGCAACTCATCATTGAAAAAACCGCATCTATTTTTAATAAAAAGGGATATACCGGCACCTATTTGTCAGATTTAACCAATGCTACGGGTCTTACCAAAGGCAGTATTTACGGAAACTTCAAAGACAAAAATGAAGTAGCGATTGAAGCATTTCGATACAATTATAAATTTCAATCGGACCAACTATTTGCTAAAATGCAATTACATGATCATGCCATTGATAAACTGTCGGCCTTCTTAAATCATTTTAGAACGCATTACCAGCAGGTTTTTAATAATGGTGGATGTGCCATACTGAATACCGCTGTAGATTCGGATGATGGAAATGAATCTCTAAAAAATGAAGTGGTTTTGAAAATTAATAACTGGATTAAATTAACCAATGAAATTCTGGTGTCGGGAGTTCAAAAACAAGAAATTAAGCATATCGAAACTTTAGATTTTTCCAATAAAATTATTGCATTATTAGAAGGGAGCATTCTTTTAGCCAAGACATTAAATCAACCTGGAATTCTACTCAAAAACATAGATGCACTGGAAAAAGAAATTCAAGAACTAAGAACCTAA
- a CDS encoding VWA domain-containing protein — protein sequence MFRLAHTEYLWWLAAIAIFAIVFAIDLIWTKKMVRKLSHVKFRGYVLPQMSFQSKWMHFLLFSGVWIFLILGITNPQIGSKLYEAKREGIDIMLAVDVSNSMLAEDIRPNRLERTRMGVEKLIDNLDGDRLGIIVFAGRAYVQLPLTTDYAAAKLFTNSLSTTSVNNQGTSIGAALDMALESFDYNTKTSKAIVIVTDGEDHEEDAVNLAEKAQDMGVVVYTIGLGSVQGAPIPIYRNGIQLGFRKDKEGNTIVTKLNEQMLTDIAEAGGGRFFRADNGNIGLKSILEEINKLETTELESKIYSDYEDRFQYFLIAAVLLLILEILWPEKRMKFMDKLNLFEVKK from the coding sequence ATGTTTCGTTTAGCACATACAGAATATTTATGGTGGTTAGCTGCAATAGCGATCTTCGCAATTGTATTTGCGATAGATTTAATCTGGACCAAGAAAATGGTTCGCAAACTCAGTCATGTGAAGTTCCGAGGGTATGTATTACCTCAGATGAGTTTTCAATCTAAGTGGATGCATTTTCTTCTATTTTCAGGAGTATGGATTTTCCTTATTCTGGGAATCACCAATCCTCAAATTGGCAGTAAATTATATGAGGCCAAACGTGAAGGTATTGACATCATGCTTGCGGTAGATGTATCTAACAGTATGTTGGCCGAAGACATTCGCCCAAATCGTTTGGAGCGTACACGAATGGGTGTAGAAAAATTGATTGATAATTTGGATGGCGATCGTTTGGGTATCATTGTGTTTGCAGGACGTGCTTATGTACAGTTGCCATTAACCACAGACTATGCAGCTGCAAAACTATTTACCAATTCATTAAGCACCACAAGTGTCAACAATCAGGGAACTTCTATTGGTGCCGCATTAGATATGGCTTTGGAATCATTTGATTACAACACCAAAACCAGCAAAGCCATTGTGATTGTAACAGATGGTGAAGATCATGAAGAAGATGCGGTAAATCTGGCGGAAAAAGCACAAGATATGGGTGTTGTGGTATATACCATTGGTTTAGGCTCAGTTCAGGGTGCTCCAATTCCTATTTATCGTAATGGAATTCAACTGGGCTTTAGAAAAGACAAAGAAGGGAATACCATCGTGACCAAATTAAATGAACAGATGCTTACGGATATTGCGGAAGCAGGAGGTGGCAGATTTTTTAGAGCGGATAACGGAAATATTGGTTTAAAATCCATTTTAGAAGAAATCAATAAATTGGAAACCACCGAACTGGAATCCAAAATTTATAGTGATTATGAAGATCGTTTTCAATACTTTTTAATTGCCGCTGTTCTACTTTTGATTCTGGAAATTTTATGGCCGGAGAAACGTATGAAGTTTATGGATAAGTTAAATTTATTCGAAGTCAAAAAATGA
- a CDS encoding protein BatD — MNRLILFILFLTSGIASAQTPVLNALVSKNTVPEGGNFTLSFQFNASGDDFTAPGNLTKDFRILRGPSKSSEMRYINGKMSSSVSYSYILSPLNKGKYTIEPARIQFEGKTYKSKPVEITVTEASANQNGNGSATTQSEVNRQEKQKKELKKNIFIRLEVNKRTVYQGEQIIATYKLYNRASLRGIEAQRMPEFDGFYTSDIEISNNNNHTREIIKGMQYDVFTLKKTILIPQKTGELTLIPLEVDAVVQIQGSKPVNTWFGPRYQMKDVNVLLKSNPIKINVKPLPPGAPEGFSGAVGQFNFSTKITPTELAVNDALNYSIKISGSGNIPLIDHPVPNWPQEFEVYDPKLKSSVNNKANRLAGAKTWEYLAIPRNGGTYEFPSISFSYFDLATKKYKTIESEAVEVNVSGTSDAGSGGAQGPGVNRQDVSRLGTDIRFIHTKNPELEMEGTSFFNSVWYYFWIVVPIFLAGLAYIILRRQNELQADTIGMKKRKATKFAKRLLKQAEETLKSNNKNAFYESVFKALNGYLANKLNIANTDLNKSFIQKKLLQHQVSENTVQLLITTLDHCEMARFAPVSQISDAELLEQAQNIIVKLEDEIK; from the coding sequence ATGAATAGACTGATACTCTTCATATTATTTTTAACATCTGGTATTGCTTCAGCGCAAACTCCGGTTTTGAATGCTTTGGTTAGCAAAAACACCGTACCGGAAGGAGGCAATTTCACCTTAAGCTTTCAGTTTAATGCTTCTGGTGATGATTTTACCGCTCCGGGAAACCTGACCAAAGATTTCAGAATTTTACGTGGCCCGAGTAAATCATCCGAGATGCGTTATATCAACGGAAAAATGTCAAGTAGTGTCAGCTACTCTTATATTCTTTCTCCGTTGAATAAAGGGAAGTATACTATTGAACCTGCGCGGATTCAATTTGAAGGGAAAACCTACAAAAGTAAACCTGTTGAAATCACAGTAACGGAAGCTTCAGCAAATCAAAATGGCAATGGTTCTGCAACTACTCAATCCGAAGTAAACCGTCAGGAAAAACAAAAAAAGGAACTCAAGAAGAACATTTTTATACGCCTGGAAGTCAATAAACGCACGGTCTATCAGGGAGAACAAATTATTGCGACTTATAAATTGTACAATCGTGCGAGCTTAAGAGGGATTGAAGCGCAAAGGATGCCTGAATTTGACGGATTCTATACTTCTGATATTGAGATTAGCAATAACAATAACCACACCAGAGAGATTATTAAAGGGATGCAATATGACGTTTTCACGTTAAAGAAAACCATTTTAATTCCACAGAAAACCGGAGAGCTTACTTTGATCCCTCTTGAAGTGGATGCTGTGGTACAAATTCAGGGTTCAAAACCGGTAAATACCTGGTTTGGTCCAAGGTATCAAATGAAAGATGTCAACGTTCTTTTAAAAAGTAATCCCATAAAAATCAATGTAAAGCCATTGCCTCCCGGAGCCCCTGAAGGTTTTTCAGGAGCAGTTGGACAGTTTAATTTTTCTACAAAAATTACCCCTACAGAATTGGCGGTAAACGATGCGTTAAACTATTCCATTAAAATCTCTGGTTCTGGAAATATCCCACTTATTGATCATCCTGTTCCGAATTGGCCTCAGGAATTTGAGGTATATGATCCAAAATTAAAATCTAGCGTAAATAATAAAGCCAATAGATTAGCAGGGGCTAAAACCTGGGAATATCTGGCTATACCAAGAAATGGAGGTACTTATGAATTCCCATCCATTTCATTCTCTTATTTTGACCTGGCTACAAAAAAGTACAAAACCATCGAATCCGAGGCGGTAGAAGTTAATGTTTCCGGAACTTCTGATGCCGGTTCAGGAGGAGCCCAGGGTCCGGGAGTTAACCGACAAGATGTTTCTCGTCTGGGAACTGATATTCGTTTCATTCATACCAAAAATCCTGAATTAGAAATGGAAGGTACTTCCTTCTTTAATTCCGTATGGTATTATTTCTGGATCGTTGTTCCAATATTTCTTGCAGGATTAGCCTATATCATTTTACGAAGACAAAATGAGTTACAAGCGGATACTATTGGTATGAAAAAACGTAAAGCAACAAAGTTTGCTAAACGTTTACTCAAACAAGCTGAAGAAACACTTAAATCCAATAACAAAAACGCATTTTACGAATCTGTTTTTAAAGCTCTAAATGGTTATTTGGCCAACAAACTCAATATTGCCAATACAGATTTAAACAAATCATTTATACAAAAGAAACTACTCCAGCATCAGGTTTCTGAAAATACTGTACAACTTCTGATCACTACTTTGGATCATTGTGAAATGGCTCGATTTGCTCCGGTAAGTCAAATCAGCGATGCTGAACTTTTGGAACAGGCGCAAAACATTATTGTTAAACTTGAAGACGAAATCAAATGA
- a CDS encoding VWA domain-containing protein: MEFAYPWVLWTLVIVPLLWLWHFMRYEGRKTKVNLPTLSFAKKTAPTFKIILYHSLFIAKTVALGLILVAIARPQSSSSWQNIKAEGIDIILSMDISGSMLARDLEPNRLEAAKTVAADFVDKRINDRIGLVIYAGEAYTQSPLTTDHSVIKGLLRSLQNGMVEDGTAIGLGLATAINRLKESEAKSKVVVLLTDGTNNSGDIPPLTAAEIARKFGIKVYTIAVGTNGMAPMPFSQPNGQIIYRNQRVSIDEITLKKIAKQTNGKYFRATDNESLEGIYAQIDELEKTEIDVKEFRKRNEQFYSWAMAAAIILLLEFLLRKTILKSISI; the protein is encoded by the coding sequence ATTGAGTTTGCATATCCGTGGGTTTTATGGACTTTGGTCATTGTTCCGTTACTATGGCTTTGGCACTTTATGAGATATGAAGGCCGGAAAACGAAAGTAAACCTGCCTACACTTTCATTCGCAAAAAAAACCGCTCCGACCTTTAAGATCATTTTATATCATAGCTTATTCATTGCTAAAACAGTTGCGCTGGGACTTATTCTGGTAGCCATTGCGCGTCCACAATCTTCCAGTAGTTGGCAAAATATTAAAGCTGAAGGTATTGATATTATTCTTTCCATGGATATTTCCGGGTCTATGCTTGCGCGTGATTTGGAACCCAATAGATTGGAAGCCGCCAAAACGGTAGCAGCGGATTTCGTAGATAAACGAATCAATGACCGAATCGGATTGGTGATTTATGCCGGAGAAGCCTACACACAATCTCCTTTAACTACCGATCATTCGGTAATTAAAGGTTTATTGAGAAGTTTACAAAATGGTATGGTTGAAGATGGAACCGCAATTGGTTTGGGATTGGCAACTGCTATAAATAGGCTCAAAGAAAGTGAAGCTAAAAGTAAAGTGGTGGTTTTACTTACAGATGGAACTAATAACTCCGGTGATATTCCTCCATTAACCGCTGCTGAAATTGCACGCAAATTTGGTATCAAAGTCTATACAATTGCAGTGGGCACCAATGGCATGGCACCTATGCCATTCTCTCAACCCAATGGTCAGATCATCTACCGCAATCAACGTGTTTCTATTGATGAAATCACACTGAAGAAAATCGCAAAGCAAACCAATGGCAAATACTTTAGAGCCACAGATAATGAATCTTTGGAAGGTATTTATGCACAGATTGACGAGTTAGAAAAAACTGAAATTGACGTTAAAGAATTCAGAAAGCGAAATGAACAGTTTTATAGTTGGGCCATGGCCGCAGCGATTATCTTGCTTCTGGAGTTTTTATTACGTAAAACCATACTAAAATCTATTTCCATATAA
- a CDS encoding M48 family metalloprotease: MMQQDIKLSSQFKTQTTKSVISILLFVITYIAILLFAIGLTIGSFYVGLILILKIPNLFTVFIGIGFASLGILILVFILKFVFKSHKIDLSHLIEINRKDEPELFEMIEDIVKTVDTDFPKKIYLSPDVNAGVFYDSSFFSMFLPIRKNLQIGLGLINTVTKNELKAILAHEFGHFSQRSMKVGSYVYNVNQVIFNMLYDNESFDRVIQKWGNVNGIISIFVLLAIKIIEGIQWVLIQLYNIINKSYMGLSREMEFHADEIATRVTGYEPLKNALLRMNLAEYSFNSVLSFYEKKISNNQNSPNIYPEQSYIMNFIARDDELKFINELPSVTIDELNKFNKSKLVIKDQWASHPSTEDRVNKIEALGIESTSSDQALANNLINRLNDYQKELTKKVFSQIEYKGQVSQLLFTNFKDEYDTLFNQNSFSKIYNGYYDMKNPLPFDPITISGNTESKSLNQLFSEQNINMVFSYVYLKSDLDIIKQISDKTIRIKSFDYDGIKYSKKESSKLYNRLNTELLDLEEKIKQNDINVFSHFKKIEHDKLLTNKLASLYKNFFEFDVRYDSNYKIYEELSNQLQFVQFSLPIEEIEKQFRNIKSQEQKLKIEIQAILNNPLYREELTPEIKENFETYLSKDWLYFGHSVYNDKNLEMLFSALNDYAFLLSRGYFIMKKQILDYQIDLISK; this comes from the coding sequence ATGATGCAACAGGATATTAAACTGTCTTCTCAATTTAAAACCCAAACCACTAAATCTGTAATCAGTATTCTTTTATTTGTTATCACTTATATTGCTATTCTATTATTTGCGATTGGATTAACTATAGGCTCCTTTTATGTTGGGCTTATTCTAATTTTAAAAATACCAAACCTCTTCACTGTTTTTATTGGAATTGGCTTCGCTAGTTTAGGGATTTTGATTTTGGTTTTTATCTTGAAGTTTGTCTTCAAATCTCACAAAATTGACTTATCACATCTTATTGAAATTAATCGAAAAGATGAACCTGAATTGTTTGAAATGATTGAAGATATTGTAAAAACAGTAGATACTGACTTTCCTAAAAAAATCTATCTATCACCGGATGTAAACGCAGGTGTTTTTTATGATTCCAGTTTCTTTAGTATGTTTCTCCCAATAAGAAAGAATTTACAAATCGGTTTGGGGTTAATTAATACGGTTACGAAAAATGAGTTAAAAGCCATATTAGCGCACGAATTTGGTCACTTCTCGCAAAGGTCTATGAAAGTAGGAAGCTATGTGTATAATGTCAATCAAGTTATATTTAACATGTTATACGATAATGAATCCTTCGATCGAGTTATTCAAAAATGGGGTAATGTAAATGGTATTATTTCAATATTCGTCTTATTAGCCATCAAAATAATAGAAGGAATTCAATGGGTATTAATCCAACTATACAACATTATCAACAAATCATATATGGGATTATCTAGAGAAATGGAATTCCATGCGGATGAAATCGCAACTCGCGTAACCGGTTATGAACCTCTAAAAAACGCTTTGCTCAGAATGAATCTCGCTGAGTACTCTTTTAATTCGGTTCTTTCTTTTTACGAAAAAAAAATATCAAATAATCAGAATAGTCCGAATATCTATCCTGAACAATCATATATCATGAACTTCATTGCCAGGGATGATGAATTAAAATTCATAAATGAATTACCATCAGTAACCATTGATGAATTAAATAAGTTCAATAAATCTAAATTGGTTATTAAAGATCAATGGGCTTCGCATCCTAGTACTGAAGACCGAGTGAACAAAATTGAAGCACTGGGAATAGAATCAACTAGTTCCGATCAAGCACTTGCAAACAACCTTATAAATCGATTGAATGATTATCAAAAAGAACTTACAAAAAAGGTTTTTTCTCAAATTGAGTATAAGGGTCAGGTCTCTCAACTTTTATTTACAAATTTCAAGGATGAGTATGATACTTTATTTAATCAAAACTCATTTTCAAAAATTTACAATGGATATTATGATATGAAAAACCCACTTCCGTTTGATCCTATTACAATCAGCGGAAATACGGAGTCAAAGTCATTGAATCAACTGTTCTCTGAGCAAAATATCAATATGGTGTTCTCCTATGTATATTTAAAAAGTGATTTAGACATCATAAAACAAATCTCAGACAAAACCATCCGGATTAAAAGCTTTGATTACGATGGTATAAAGTATAGCAAAAAAGAGAGTTCTAAACTTTACAACAGATTAAATACTGAACTTTTAGATCTTGAGGAAAAAATTAAACAAAACGATATTAATGTCTTTTCACACTTTAAAAAAATAGAACACGACAAATTACTTACCAATAAATTGGCTTCGCTTTACAAGAACTTTTTCGAATTTGATGTCAGATACGATTCTAATTATAAAATATACGAAGAGTTAAGTAATCAATTACAATTTGTTCAATTTTCACTACCTATTGAGGAAATAGAAAAACAGTTTAGAAATATAAAATCACAAGAACAAAAACTCAAAATTGAGATCCAGGCAATTCTAAACAATCCTCTTTATAGAGAAGAACTCACCCCCGAAATCAAAGAAAACTTTGAAACCTATTTATCAAAAGACTGGTTATACTTTGGGCACAGCGTTTACAATGATAAAAATTTAGAAATGCTCTTTTCAGCATTAAATGATTATGCATTCCTCCTATCTAGAGGATACTTCATAATGAAGAAACAAATTCTGGATTATCAAATAGACCTGATTTCAAAATAA
- a CDS encoding GNAT family N-acetyltransferase has protein sequence MEFQIRPVKSEDALAITRLSDQLGYRSPQKSIATRIELILKDPNHQVFVAVLNQQIVGWIHGFYVLKIESEPFMEIGGLIVDDQFRKMGIGKKLVQQIVIWSNHNGISKLRVRCNVIRLESHKFYETIGFELNKEQKVFDRFLG, from the coding sequence TTGGAATTCCAAATCAGACCTGTTAAATCAGAAGATGCCTTAGCCATCACACGGTTATCCGATCAACTAGGGTATCGTTCTCCTCAGAAATCCATAGCAACCAGAATTGAACTCATCCTTAAAGATCCGAATCATCAGGTATTTGTGGCTGTTTTAAACCAACAAATCGTAGGCTGGATTCATGGTTTTTATGTGCTAAAAATAGAGTCCGAACCATTTATGGAAATCGGTGGCTTAATAGTTGATGATCAATTTCGGAAAATGGGAATTGGTAAAAAACTGGTTCAGCAAATAGTCATCTGGTCAAATCACAATGGCATCTCAAAGTTACGTGTCAGATGTAATGTCATTCGATTAGAATCACATAAATTCTATGAAACGATTGGTTTTGAATTAAACAAAGAACAAAAAGTTTTTGACCGTTTTCTAGGTTAA
- a CDS encoding tetratricopeptide repeat protein, with the protein MKQFILISFLVSGFQFMAISSELNAHYDSLYTLGNQSYQEQKFEDALKSYNAIAESGMRSSDLYYNIGNCYYKLNKITEAILYYERALKMQPNGEDIKYNLALANKQIVDKIETLPTPFYKEWWYTLVNSFAMDTWAYISIVFIVLGMLSLLLFLMTRSTGVKQLSFYLFLVLLLATGMTFLFARAQYHKNIAEQNAIIFETRTNIYSEPNTTSTVLFVIHNGLKVKVLKTSGQWLKIMLPDGSIGWIPEETLMVI; encoded by the coding sequence ATGAAACAGTTCATATTAATCTCTTTTTTGGTATCCGGTTTTCAGTTTATGGCAATAAGTTCTGAACTTAATGCGCATTATGATTCGCTATACACACTGGGAAATCAAAGCTATCAGGAACAAAAGTTCGAAGACGCCTTAAAGTCGTATAATGCCATTGCCGAATCTGGCATGCGTTCTTCAGATTTATATTACAATATTGGAAACTGTTACTACAAACTCAACAAAATCACTGAGGCGATTCTTTACTATGAACGAGCATTAAAAATGCAACCAAATGGTGAAGATATCAAATACAATCTGGCTTTGGCCAATAAGCAAATCGTAGACAAAATTGAAACCCTCCCTACCCCTTTTTATAAAGAATGGTGGTATACACTGGTCAATTCATTTGCAATGGATACCTGGGCATATATAAGTATTGTATTCATCGTTTTAGGCATGTTAAGTCTGCTCTTATTTTTAATGACCAGATCCACCGGAGTTAAGCAATTATCCTTCTATTTATTTTTGGTTCTCTTACTGGCTACCGGAATGACCTTCCTATTTGCACGTGCACAATATCATAAAAATATTGCGGAGCAAAATGCCATTATTTTTGAAACCAGAACTAATATCTATTCGGAACCTAATACAACCAGTACCGTTTTATTCGTGATTCATAATGGACTAAAAGTGAAAGTACTCAAAACATCCGGACAATGGTTAAAGATTATGTTACCAGACGGAAGTATTGGCTGGATTCCTGAGGAGACTTTAATGGTGATTTAA